In Oncorhynchus gorbuscha isolate QuinsamMale2020 ecotype Even-year linkage group LG03, OgorEven_v1.0, whole genome shotgun sequence, the DNA window ATAACACAACACTTTTCCAGGCAGACTCCATCTAATTAGCTGACTCAGTAGTACACTGATTCAGTATTCAATAGTTTGCagtacccttgaatgagtagtgtgTCCAGGCTCGGTCAGGACCCCCAGGTTTAATGAATGGTTGGGAAGGATGTTGTGGTTTATTATTCAACATATTGGCTATGTATGATGCATATACAGTTGTAGTCTGAAGTTTACAtctaccttagccaaatacatttaaactttttcataattcctgacatttaatcctagtaacaattccctgttttaggtcagttaggatcaccattttattttaagaatgtgaaatatcagaataatagttgacagaatgatttatttcagcctttctttcatcacattcacagtgggtcagcagtttacatacactcaattcgtatttggtagcattgccttcaaattgtttaacttgggtcaaacgtttcaggtagtcttccacaagcttcccacaataagttgggggaattatggcccattcctcctgacagagctggtgtaactgagtcaggtttgtaggcctccttgctcgcacacgctttttcagttctgcccacaaatgtaatataggatttaggtcagggctttgtgatggccactccaataccttgactttcttgtccttaagccattttgccacaactttggaagtatgcttggggtcattgtcgatttggaagacccatttgtgaccaagctttaagtttctgactaatgtcttgagatgtttcttcaatatatatatgatgctattttgtgaagtgcaccagtccgtcctatggccaaacagttctatttctgtttcatcagaccagaggacatttctccaaaaagtacgatctttgtccccagttgcaaaccgtagtcaggcctttttatggcggttttggagcagcggcttcttccttgctgagcggcctttccggttacgtcgatataggactcgttttactgtggatatagatacatttgtaccgttttcctccagcatcttcacaaggtcctttgctgttgttctgggattgatttgcacttttcgcaccaaagtatgttcatctctaggagacagaacgcgtttccttcctgagcgttatgacggctgcgtggtcccatggtgtttatgcttgcattctattgtttgtacagatgaacgtggtgtcttcaggcattttgaaattgctcccaaggatgaaccaaacttctggaggtctacaatttcccatgatgtcaagcaaagaggctctgagtttgaaggtaggccttgaaatacatccacaggtacacctccaattgactcaaattatgtaaattagccagAAGCTTATCggaagcttctaatgccatgacatacatttttggaattttccaagctgtttaaataaacagccaacttagtgtatgtaaacttccgacccactggaattgtgatacagtgaaataatctgtctgtaaacaatagttggaaaaatgtattgtgtcatgcacgaagtagatgtcctatccgacttgccaaaactatagtttgttaacaagaaatttgtggagtggttgaaaaacaagttttaatgactccaacctaagtttttgtaaactttcgacttcaactgtacatttcattAATACTTTTTGAATTGAGCTTTTATATGTATTACCAGTATTGATCTTCCTTCCGCAGGGCTCACTTGAGAACTTGTAAATCTCAATGTGACTTCCCTGAGTTTAATTAAAGGATAAATACAAATTATATTTCTCTCTGACCCGACCAGGACCAGACTCCAAAGCAGGCCTCAGCCAAAGGCCCTGAGGAGCCCGAGGTACCGGAGCCTGAGAAGGACAACCCTAGCAAGACCCAGCAGCTGAAGAAGATCTTTAAGGAGTACGGAGCTGTAGGAGTCTCCTTCCACATATGTATGTCCCTCATGTCTCTGGGCATGTTCTACCTCGCTGTGTCCAGGTACTGTATGTTGCAAGACTTCAGCAGTATTTGTCACATATACAAAAACATTACATTTGTCTTCCTAGTTGACATGGCTTGATTGACAGTAGGCTGAATACCAGAGGGATTGAGTCCAGATGATCAGCCAACTCACAGATCTCCCTTTATTGCTGTAATGGCCCTTGGATTCAACGCCCTCCTGGCCTGCCCAGTGCTACAGTTAATTAACACACCGCAAAATTGTTGTGGGAGAGACATGGGGACATTCTGAAATGGCATCATGTTCCCTATAGTGCTCTGTTAGTACATTGcagtgcaccatgtagggaatagggagccattttaGTCGTAGTTAGAAGATGAGTGTAAAGCAGCATTCTAATGGGATGAACCATTAGAAACAAGGTTGATACATTGTATTACTTAATAGTTTGTCTTCATGAAGCCTTTCAATTATCTGCATCTTTGAGGTACAAGTTAGCAAGATCCTAGAATTGCTTTGAGGACCATGTTGAAATCCTGTCGAATGCTAAAGTTATATGGCTCCCT includes these proteins:
- the LOC124021140 gene encoding protein FAM210B, mitochondrial-like isoform X3, whose product is MMSSKEALSLKDQTPKQASAKGPEEPEVPEPEKDNPSKTQQLKKIFKEYGAVGVSFHICMSLMSLGMFYLAVSSGIDVAAILYKIGFSESLVQSKLAAGTSTFVLAYAIHKLFAPLRISITVISVPLLVRYLRKSGLFKTPNSPTH